Genomic DNA from Sceloporus undulatus isolate JIND9_A2432 ecotype Alabama unplaced genomic scaffold, SceUnd_v1.1 scaffold_5288, whole genome shotgun sequence:
GACACGCCCAAGATGGAGACGGGGTGCGCCTCCTTTGCTGACCGTTCTTCGCTTAGGGCAAACTTGGGGTGCCTACCTGGTCCGAGAGAGGGAGGGTGAAGACCAGCACTTGACCGCTCAGCTTCCATTCGGTCTTGTCCTGCATGTTGGGCACCTGGACCTTGACAGTGACCGGACCCTAAGAGAAGGAGGGACGCAATTTGGGGAGCGGTCAACAGACAGAACCGGCTGAAGAACAATGCTGGAACAACAACGCCACCCCATCCGAGAGAAAGGTCTGATTACGTATTATGTTGATTCGTTCTCGCTAGGaatatctagctcctccagcgcaactctatggtcaaccttaactaaaaattacactgaaagacctagggattcctagagaggacactctactaggcctttgtcgCTCCtacagtgtaactctatggtcagtgtctgttggatgttgaccacagagttattaCTGTGCACTTAAAAGTACGCACCTTGTTTCTACGCAGAAACTCCTCCTCGGGCATCAGGCTGTCCTCAGACTTCAGTTTCTTGGAGGCTGGCTCATCTTCCATGGGGGGTGGCGGGTGAACCGGCGGCATAGGCGCCGGCGCACTGACCGGCGCAACAGGCGGCGCTGGAACAAACGCTGGAGCACAGAGCAAAGTATTAATTTGACAAGCGTTATTATTACTACGATTGACCGCCCCCCTCTCGCTTTGGACGTACTTGAGCAAACCCTAAAGCAGCGGGTGTCAAATGTAAAACATccctgaaaggcctagagattcctagagaggacactctactaggcttttgtggctcctccagggcaactctatggtcagtgtctgtcggtcgttgaccacagagttgcactggaggacccagagattcctagagagacttgCCATGCTCATAATTGTGCCAAATTTAAGTGCCCTTACTCTGGAGGGACGTTCGGAGCCTATCAATGATGCCAAATATGTGGGACATAGACATACTTTTTGGCCACAGCGCATAAGGCTGAACATAGCTCTCTTCCAATGGAATTACATTTGACACCCCTTGCCTTTAAAAGAAAGACACGATAGTAGTAACTCCAAGGCCAAAAAACATTGAGTTAAATGAGATTAGTCAGGCTAAGAGCCTATGGAAATCCTAACCCTCTTTGGCCCAAGCATTGCGAAAGCCAGGATGCCCTGAGAGCTGGAGTCTCAACCGGAGTGGCTCCAGGTGCGAATTGTGAGCATCTGGAAAGCTTGACTCCATTGCATTAAGAAGGAAGCCAATTACTTTTAGAGACACTGAGggcagagggaagagaaggaatgcATTTAAAAAAGTGAAATGTCTACATTTCCATCTACTACAACGCCGTCTGCGTTCGTTGCGCGGTCCTCCTTGCAAAGGGGATACCCAGCGCATTGAGACCCAAGCTATCATGCAGCCACAACGTCTTTCCAGTGCAGCAACGATCAGAGGTCCACAAAGGTCAGAAACTATTGacaaacaaatatatacacagaCTACAACTGTGTTTTCCCCAATGGCCCCACTCTCGACGCATGCAAACCGAGAGATTGACCGGAAGGTTAGTGGTTAGATGGGTTTTGGGACACAATGACAACGCTTAAGGGAGTTACCTGGTGCGCTGACCGGTCCCTGTCTGTATCCTATATTGTGACAATTGAACATCATTAGTCAGTGACTTGGCGCAACCGCCAccaaggataataataataataaaatacgcCTATTTGCAATGGTCACATAAAATGcactggagcaacagaaaacaagcttgctccctcctcaatatggcatcccttcaatatcacctcttaaccttctcttctccaggctaaacatccccagctccctaagtcgttcctcatagggtttcatggtgtccagacccttcaccattttggtcaccctcctctggatatccTCCATCTTGTaactgaattgtggagcccagaactggacacaggattattattcccaaagcagaatggagtggcactatgacttccctggatctagacaccaTAGAGATACTGACCTGTCGGCACGATCATGGGAGGCGGGCGCGGTGCCATAATGGGGGGAGCCGTTGGTGGCATCGGCACAACATTGATCCGGGGGGCGTGGATGATGGGTGGCATCGGCGTGGCAATCACGGACCCCGGCGGCAAGCGGACGACGGAAGTCATAGGGGGACGAGGCATGACCGGGACGGCGCTGACCACAGTCGTGCGGACAGGGGGTGGCATCTGGAGTACAGAAATCAGATTACTTTGGGGTCGGGGAAGGGTCTTACGATATTTGTACGGAAATGGCAACGCCTACCGAAGGCGGGCGAGGCAC
This window encodes:
- the LOC121918164 gene encoding splicing factor 3A subunit 1-like, with amino-acid sequence EKQTDDEVYAPGLDIESSLKQLAERRTDIFGVEETAIGKKIGEEEIQKPEEKVTWDGHSGSMARTQQAAQANITLQEQIEAIHKAKGLVPEDDSKEKIGPSKPNEMPQQPPPPPPSSAPNMPTNAPPIASVPRPPSMPPPVRTTVVSAVPVMPRPPMTSVVRLPPGSVIATPMPPIIHAPRINVVPMPPTAPPIMAPRPPPMIVPTGYRQGPVSAPAFVPAPPVAPVSAPAPMPPVHPPPPMEDEPASKKLKSEDSLMPEEEFLRRNKGPVTVKVQVPNMQDKTEWKLSGQVLVFTLPLSDQVGTPSLP